From Amycolatopsis sp. cg9, one genomic window encodes:
- a CDS encoding YigZ family protein gives MTDRYLSVARSGVHEIEIKRSRFLCALAPVTSEEAAREFIAGRRRAEPGARHHCHAFVLGPDGRTQRSSDDGEPAGTAGTPMLEVLRRREVTDAVAVVTRYFGGVLLGAGGLIRAYGQSVSEALEVVGVLEHRRLALVEVAVSYDRAGRLENDLRASPYLLHATRFDERARFEIGLAPGEAPAFESWLADLTNGEATTTALGDHWVVRGS, from the coding sequence ATGACTGATCGTTATCTCTCCGTGGCTCGATCCGGGGTCCACGAGATCGAGATCAAGCGCTCCCGGTTCCTCTGCGCGCTCGCCCCGGTGACGTCGGAAGAGGCCGCGCGCGAGTTCATCGCGGGCCGCCGGCGCGCCGAACCGGGGGCACGACACCACTGCCACGCCTTCGTTCTCGGCCCCGACGGCCGGACCCAGCGCTCGAGCGACGACGGCGAACCGGCGGGCACCGCGGGCACGCCGATGCTGGAAGTGCTGCGCCGCCGCGAGGTCACCGACGCGGTCGCGGTGGTGACCCGCTACTTCGGCGGGGTGCTGCTGGGAGCGGGCGGACTGATCCGCGCGTACGGACAGTCCGTTTCGGAGGCACTGGAAGTTGTTGGTGTACTAGAACACCGGCGTCTCGCGCTGGTGGAAGTCGCGGTGAGCTACGACCGCGCGGGCCGCCTCGAGAACGACTTGCGCGCGTCGCCGTACTTGCTCCACGCCACGCGGTTCGACGAGCGGGCCCGCTTCGAGATCGGACTGGCGCCGGGGGAGGCGCCGGCCTTCGAGAGCTGGCTGGCGGACCTGACGAACGGCGAAGCGACGACGACCGCGCTCGGCGACCACTGGGTGGTCCGGGGTTCCTGA